The genomic DNA GAGGTTACTTGGTGCCTTCAGCTCTCAGGTGAGGTTATAGGTACTGTGTGGAACAAGCCTTGAGCTCTCAGGTGAGGTTACTTGGTACTGTGTGGAACAAGCCTTGAGCTCTCAGGTGAGGTTACTTGGTGCCTTGAGCTCTCAGGTGAGGTGACTTGGTGCCTTCAGCTCTCAGGTGAGGTTACTTGGTGCCTTGAGCTCTCAGGTGAGGTTACTCAGTGAGTGTGAACCACTGTAAGGTCATTGCTGTTGTCACAAATCTTTAGCAAGGTGTTAATCATTGAATAGACAGACCTACTGCCCACGCTCACTTAATGTTTCACCAAGGTTTAAAGTTTTCTCCCGGGGGCTGACAGCTTCTTCCTCTTGGCTAACACCCAGAAACAGAGGCTGAGCTCTGACTTTGGGTCCTAGATaaataccagtggaggctggtgggaggagctataggagaacgGGCTCATTGTATTGGCTGGAACGGAATGACTGGAGCGGTATCAAAACACAGGTTTGTATGGAAACCACATTagactccattccagccaataccatgagcccgttctcctatagctcctcccaccagcctccactgataaatCCAATGTTTCAATGTTACTAATGATACATTGATACATTGATACACATACAATGATACACATTGGTACTGTAGTGACCTTATAAACACAGCCCTGAGCAGCCGGCTCCGTAAAGCAGAGAGGAGACGGTGCTAGTGGGATGATATCCGGGTTATTGATTTAAAGTGTCCTCTAAATATTTCTATTGCATTATGTACGGTAATGACATATCATGTGAACAAAGATTATCATGTACGATTATGACATGTGAACAAAGACTattgaacaggagagagagagagaaagatgggtgtCACCAGTTTGTCCAAGGTAAGAGCGAGGGCAAACAAGACCAGAGTCAATATTTGCTGAAGGTCCTCTCGATGCTATCCCATGTCCTGTAGTGTGGTGCGTAGTGGTGTGGGGAGTAGTGTTACAGAACTAATAACTCGCCTGCGGATATTGTTCCACtctctcaacaacaaaaaaggacaGATACAACAGTCACACAAATTCCatggaaacagtgtgtgtgtgtgtgtgtaggtaatgAATTTGATAGTGACTGACAAAGTCAGGAGCACCTGATCAGCCGTTACATGTCCGAAAGAAAAGACATCTCGTCACCTCCTCCATCTGGCAACACTATGACATCAAGACAAAGGGAAAGAACATGATTAAAAATGACCGCGATAAGTAATCACGAGGAGGgcaggaaatggagagagagagaaatgacaggTTATTGAATACTGAAAATAGACAATGTGATAGAGGGGATGAGGAAGAGTAGAAAAGATGACTGAAGAGAAGACCTCAAAACACAAAGATGGGTTTTAATCCATTTAAATGAGTTAAAAACACATATCTCTCTCCTTAAAAAACACTCATTcaatagtattttttttattagtGTCAACTGTCAACATAAAATGGCAAAAACATCCGTTTTTTTTTCAgtcagtttgctttatttttttaaatacattttcatacAACAGTTTTAAAAAGGTTGTGATAAGACGATAAAGTCTCCAAAGCAAACGAGCGAGAGCAAATAACAAAACACAGTGAATGACACTGAACAGGTCAGACACTCAAAACATTCCTATTTCACATAAACAGATGCTTTTTGGAGAAAATCctcaaaacattaaaaaaaaattaattgATATTAAAGCTCTTAGATGAAAGCCATTCCAGTTTTAAAATTCGCCAAAAAAAGGTCCGACATTCCTCAAAAGCCTAAAGTGGATTGGTCTCTTCTTCCTTCATCCGCGAGGAGAGGAGACTTTGAATACTTTGAGACGGTTGAAACCCttttcttttttgtttgttttatgtcTGGATGGTAGATTTGGATTGGAGTGTTGTACGTTGTTCAGGTTTGCTCAATGTAGGCCTACTCGTTGACGAATGGAAAGCTTAAAAAGTAATCCCGCCCAGAAAATAGTTTTGGCTTTGGTATGGGTTCATCTGAAACACTGTCCGTTTTAACATACTATGACATTTGTTTACTTTTCATGGCAAATAGGAGTCAATAGATTAATTGTTACAGTATAAATGACATTTTAACACATTTGATCACAAGACATTACCTCTCCTCActgagaaatatatattttttttttgcattgtataATCATTTTGGTTCAGCTCCTGTTCTAGATTTTAAAAAAgacagtttttttgtttgttcctaAAGGTAATGTTCATGTATCtaagtcctggactaaaaagaaaACCTTATTCaccatagaaaacaaaacatttgaccTCATGATTCAcgttgaaaaacacacacacacacacacacacacacacacacacaaaaaagaagTCTCTCACACGAAGTCTACATCCCCACCACATACCACCGTACTCAAACTCAGTGAGACACACAAGACAGCTGCTACTAGCTCTTCCGACGAAGACGGTCTGTGCATCGATCAAGAAAAAGAAGTGCATTTTAAAGGCCTCCTACTGAAGTTTAAAATGGATTTGTTCAGCTCCTTTGAATAGAAACCATACGTAATATTGGCAAAGAGACGAGTCAATAGGTAGTTTCATTGGGGTGGAATCAGAAGCGGTTCCATATGTCACCGTGACAACCaaaagattattattttttttattttttttaaaaggtgaTGAGGAAATTTCTCCTCACTATATAAACCTAGTTAATGTACTCCATTGGTGTTCTAGAAGGAGGGGGGACTAGATAGTCCTGAGAACacctcatttacagcaacgacctggggaatagttacaggggagaggaggggggaaatgagccaattggaagcggTCAGTTCAACATTATtgttggttgagttgtcaactaatgtaaaaaaacaaaaaacaatacaaataaatcACTAGGTCactggatttaggttcaaagttgggtgattttttaaaatgttttttttataaattCCCTTACaatgatgactttttgcaaatccaactAGTTtttcacgttgattcaacgtcatgaTAGATTCTGGGGGTTtaaatgaggtggaaacaacTTGGATTCAACCAGTCTTtgcccagggggtcagaagtggACGTGAAGGCTAGGCAGAGATTGTGTATTTGGCGCCAACACACTGCACAGTTTATTGGCTCTTGGCTCACACAACCCCCAATGCAATCTCAACTTCCTGGTCAGGTGAGCGTTTGTGCTTTCCCTCCttgggaaaaaaaaaaatcaatcattAACGTTTGGTGGTGGTTTCCACATCTTTGGTGACGAGAGGGTGTGGGGGGGTGGCACTACCAGTGACTCACTGTCTGATGAACAGCACAATGGCTCTTTCTAACACGTCATACTAGACACCCTTTCCGCTACCCTGCCCGAGACAGAGGGCCAAgtttgatagagagagagtaaccgGTCTCATCTTCATCCTCTAATTCACCATCAACACCGCTGTCTCGTCTGACCATCAAAGGAGACAGAACAGGGAGGGATTTACCCCTGGATCGCCTCTGCTGCTCTTCGCGCGCCGATGCTTCTCTACGGTCCGATTCTGGGTTTAAAAAGTGTTGCAAATGATCATATTTCCCCCCTTGGCTCTCTTCAGGAAGCCATGCGCTGCTCTGTAGAAGAAATGAGGACGTTTTATCAAAAGGAGTTTGGAACATGTTACTTAAGGAGGCCCAGATAAACCAGCTTGGATAGAACTTTGGAGCCCAATAGAAAGTCACCTTGGTTCCTGTCACTTTGGATCATCCCCGTCTTCCTTCTGATCCTaacagaaaggggaggaggaaATCACACTTCAGGAAATTCACATTTCAAATctaactttgtcacatgcgccgaatacaacacgtgtagaccttaccgtgaaaagctgacttacaagcccttaaccaacagtgcagttcaagaagagttaagaaaatctttaccaaataaactaaagtgaaaaatattttaaaaaggtaacaatagcaaggctatatacagggggtgccggtacctAGTCAATGCGTGAAGTTACAATGAAAAATGCCTCAAATACAGACTctattcaaatacagaaatgcctGGGAGTTTGGTCCATGTCACTATAGACAGACCCTATTGGATGAAAACCTGTGTGTACCCGGGTGAATCGGACTGAATGTCACTCTCAGACAGACCTGATGTGACTCAGAGATGGTCCTGCCCTCAAAGGGTTCCTTCTCCGTGGGCGACGCCGGCATACTCCCGTTGGAGTCAGTGCTGAGCATGGTCCTCCTTTCTCTGACGGGCCTGTCCTTGTCACACTTTGTAACCCGGAACCTGGCAGGGATAAATCATAGCATAACACTGGTGATAAAGAGGACATAACACCATGGGTATCAACATGCAACTGACAATAACCGGAGAAATCAACTACTCAGACAACTATTagaatatatatatctatctatctcttcTGAAGCCAGGCGCACATACACTTCTGAGGagacaccgtacacctggcgaccgtgtcagcgtgcactacgctcggcccgccacaggagtcgctggtgcgcaatgggACAGGGAAAcccgcaatgggacaaggacatccctgccggccaaaccctcccctaacccggacgacgctgagccaactGTGCGCCacccccatgggtctcccggtcggctgcgacagagcctggactcgaaccagaaTGTCTAGTGTctcagctagcactgcgatgcagggccttagaccactgcaccactcgggaggcccctaaCGATCTTTCTTTAGCACGTCTCCtccaccttcatctacactgattgacatGGATTTAACAGGATGCagaagtaaaaacccaaaccggtccgtgcatcaGTACCAGTAGATTATAAAATACAATATAGTGTGCTGTTATCGGCGCTATAGGACCTCTTGGACCAGGGCCTATGTTATGATTCTCACTGAGGAGCTCAACACGAGACATCACTCTGGCACGGCACTACACAGATTCAATTAAAATCAGGTAATGGCTAttccctccctgctcagtgtggcCCCGTACACACACTTCCATTTATCTGGATGAGCTAATGAAAACGCACCAGGTCCCTCTGCATTCAGATCAGCTCCTCTACAGGACCGGAAGCAGACAGGGAGGATGGCTTGATACACTTCACTTCACTTCAACTGGCTCTCTGAGAGAAAATGAttcacacacgcgcgcgcacacagtCATCCCTCTCACACAGACAAGACTTCTCTatagaccacaggaggttggtggcaccttaattggcaaggatgggcttgtggtaatggttgggaggggaatggtatcaaatacatggaaaccaCTTATGATCTCTCACCTCCCCACAGCCAACACAGTGACCTCTCCGTGGCTCCTCCGATCTACTATCCTCTTGGTGGACACGCGCCTCATCAGGGGCCACTTTTTGTGATTGCAGCGGTTGCAGACGCTGCTGAGGCCCCCCATGCCTCCGATGGTGTGCAGGTGGTTGCAGGTGTGTCTGGCAAGTCCGGCCGGGACACGAGGCGAGACGGGGGTCactgggagggtgggggaggtgggAGTCAGCGGTGGGCTGTGGAGGAAAAGAAGAAACTCAAGCAAACTGGTGATACAGACACAGTCTTTACACTAGTCTACACATCCCTAGCGCAGTCTTTACACTAGTCTACACATCCCTAGCGCAGTCTTTACACTAGTCTACACATCCCTAGCGCAGTCTTTACACTAGTCTACCCATCCCTAGCGCAGTCTTTACACTAGCGAAAGTCTACCCATCCCACAGTCTTTACACTAGCGAAAGTCTACACAGCCCAGTCTTTACACTAGCGATAGTCTACCCATCCCAGTCTTTACACTAGCGATAGTCTACCCATCCCACAGTCTTTACACTAGCGAAAGTCTACCCATCCCACAGTCTTTACACTAGCGAAAGTCTACCCAACCCACAGTCTTTACACTAGCGAAAGTCTTACACATCCCCACAGTCTTTACACTAGCGAAAGTCTACCCATCCCAGTCTTTACACTAGCGATAGTCTACCCATCCCACAGTCTTTACATTTTGCTGAGAGCTGTGCAAAGTTGGCAGGCTCTTATTCCCAAAAATTCCCAACTGTAATGGTCTCTTCCACCAAGTAGTAACCCTGGGCTTGCGACGTACGCAAATCAAGACGTCttcattttttacaaatgttttctTAACCTCAGACAGTAGAAGACACTAGTAGACATGGTGAACACTGGTCCTGAAGGATACATGGTGTGCAGGTTTTAGCTACAGCCCAGTAGTAAACACATCTGAGTCCACTAAAACAAGTCTAGTCCAATATGAAAATATGAGATTCAATGCAGAGCGGTgaccaaaaaaaaacataaacCCTGTCTAGACTTCTGCTCTTCATAACGTGATGACCTCCCCGTTGACACTAAATGTCCAGACTTCTGCTCTTCATAATGTGATGACCTCCCCGTTGACACTAAATGTCCAGACTTCTGCTCTTCATAATGTGATGACCTCCGTTGACACTAAATGTCCAGACTTCTGTTCTTCATAATGTGATGACCTCCGTTGACACTAAATGTCCAGACTTCTGCTCTTCATAATGTGATGACCTCCGTTGACACTAAATGTCCAGACTTCTGCTCTTCATAATGTGATGACCTCCGTTGACACTAAATGTCCAGACTTCTGCTCTTCATAACGTGATGACCTCCGTTGACACTAAATGTCCAGACTTCTGCTCTTCATAACGTGATGACCTCCGTTGACACTAAATGTCCAGACTTCTGCTCTTCATAATGTGATGACCTCCCCATTGACACTAAATGTCCAGACTTCTGCTCTTCATAACGTGATGACCTCCCCATTGACACTAAATGTCTAGACTTCTGCTCTTCATAACGTGATGACCTCCCGTTGACACTAAATGTCCAGACTTCTGCTCTTCATAATGTGATGACCTCCCCATTGACACTAAATGTCCAGACTTCTGCTCTTCATAACGTGATGACCTCCCGTTGACACTAAATGTCCAGAACTCAAAGTACTGCTCTTCATAACGTGATGACCTGATGGGGACGTTGACACTAAATGTGGGGGAGCTTGTGCTCTTCATACCACGTGATGAACATCAATCCGTTGACACTAAATGTCCGAGCTTTCTGGAAAGAAGATCTTCATAACGTTTTGAAAGTGACCTCTCCGTTGACACTAAATGTCCAGAACTCAAAGTACTGTACTCTTTCTGCTGGCTACACTGTTGTTTTGGCCTATCCTTAGGCAACCTGATGGGGACTGGTATGTGAACACACATCTGTGTAaagtgggggagtgtgtgtgtgtatactctaAATTATACCAACCATTAGGatttaacatcaataagggaccatagcgttcacctggtcagtctacggtCTTTCATGGAAAGAagatgttcataatgttttgtaaagTGGAGGAGTCTGTGTTGTCCTGGTGTAGAGAGGACTGTACTGTCCATCACTAACCCAATGTGTGTTGTCCTGGTGTAGAGAGGACTGTACTGTCCATCACTAACCCAATGTGTGTTGTCCTGGTGTAGAGAGGACTGTACTGTCCATCACTAACCCAATGTGTGTTGTCCTGGTGTAGAGAGGACTGTACTGTCCATCACTAACCCAATGTGTGTTGTCCTGGTGTAGAGAGGACTGTACTGTCAATCACTAACCCAATGTGTGTTGTCCTGGTGTAGAGAGGACTGTACTGTCCATCACTAACCCAATGTGTGTTGTCCTGGTGTAGAGAGGACTGTACTGTCCATCACTAACCCAATGTGTGTTGTCCTGGTGTAGAGAGGACTGTACTGTCCATCACTAACCCAATGTGTGTTGTCCTGGTGTAGAGAGGACTGTACTGTCCATCACTAACCCAATGTGTGTTGTCCTGGTGTAGAGAGGACTGTACTGTCCATCACTAACCCAATGTGTGTTGTCCTGGTGTAGAGAGGACTGTACTGTCCATCACTAACCCAATGTGTGTTGTCCTGGTGTAGAGAGGACTGTACTGTCCATCACTAACCCAATGTGTGTTGTCCTGGTGTAGAGAGGACTGTACTGTCCATCACTAACCCAATGTGTGTTGTCCTGGTGTAGATCACTAACCCAATGTGAGGACTGTACTGTCCATCACTAACCCAATAACCTGGTGTAGATGTACTGTGTGTGTCCTGGTGTAGAGAGGACTGTACTGTCCATCACTAACCCAATGTGTGTTGTCCTGGTGTAGAGAGGACTGTACTGTCCATCACTAACCCAATGTGTGTTGTCCTGGTGTAGAGAGGACTGTACTGTCCATCACTAACCCAATGTGTGTTGTCCTGGTGTAGAGAGGACTGTACTGTCCCATCACTAACCCAATGTGTGTTGTCCTGGTGTAGAGAGGACTGTACTGTCCATCACTAACCCAATGTGTATTCTCCTGGTGTAGAG from Oncorhynchus tshawytscha isolate Ot180627B linkage group LG15, Otsh_v2.0, whole genome shotgun sequence includes the following:
- the rell1 gene encoding RELT-like protein 1; the protein is MANSTGISVVPPGQTAGGGSSAGDDHVNPEYIAFVLVPVFFLLGLLGVLVCHVLKRKGYRCTTEAEDEEEAARVAEAEKKDLEMCTELNDTYSESNDDTVGQIVHYIMKNEANSDALQAMVPENSIDSEGPPLTPTSPTLPVTPVSPRVPAGLARHTCNHLHTIGGMGGLSSVCNRCNHKKWPLMRRVSTKRIVDRRSHGEVTVLAVGRFRVTKCDKDRPVRERRTMLSTDSNGSMPASPTEKEPFEGRTISESHQDQKEDGDDPK